The Streptomyces sp. NBC_00102 genome segment GTGGAGCGGACGCGGCCCGGCGGCAGCGGGGACTACGCCTGCGCCGTGGCGCTCCAGCTGGCCCGCCCGGCGGCGCTGCCCGCGTACGAGGTCGCCCGCATCCTCAAGGACCGCATCGCCGCCGAGCCCGGCATCGGGCGGGTCGAGATCACCGGACCCGGCTTCCTCAATCTCACGCTCGACGCCACCGCCGACGGTGCCGCGCGGCTCGCCCTCGTGACCGAGGTGGCGGCGCGCGGGACCGGGTACGGCCACGGGACGGCGCTGAGCGGCGAGGAGCCCCTGCTGACGTACGCGCCCGAGGTCCGGGCCGCCGTCACCGCCGACGCGGTGGCCGCGCTGCTGCGGTCCCAGGGCGCCGCCCCGCGTACCGCCCCGGCAGGGCCCGCCGACCCCGCGTGGAGCGGCCTCGGGGTCGCCGCCGGGACGGGCCCCGGAGCCGCGCGGGCCGACACCGCGGGGACGATCGGCCCGGTGCCCGCCGGTGTTCCTGCCGCCGAGCTGCTCGTACGCCTCGGGCCCGACGCCGCCCGCTGGGGGCTGCTGCGGGCCGCCGGCCACGACCGGGCCGCGCTCGGCGACGGACTCCTCGTCCAGAGCGCCGCCAACCCGCTCTTCCTCGTCCGCTACGCCCACGCCCGCGCCCGTGCCGTCCTCAGGGCCGCCCGCGAACTCGGCGTCCGGGTCGCGCCCGACGCGTACGGGGCGCCCGACGCGTACGGGGCGTCCGACGCGTGCGGGGCGGACGGCCCGGAGCACGAGGCCCCCTTCGGTGAGCCGGCCGCCCTCACGCTCGCCGCGCTCCTCGCCGACCACCCGGCGGTCCTGCTCGCCGCCGCCCGGCACCGCGCGCCCGACCGGCTCGCGCGTCATCTCGAAGCCGTCGCGCACGCCTTCTTCGACTTCCACGACGCCTGCCCCCCGCTTCCCGCCGGCGACGAGAAACCCTCGGCCGCCCACCGCTCCCGGCCGGCCCTCGCCGAAGCCGCCGGAACGGTGCTGGCCGGCGGCCTGTCCCTGCTCGGTATCAGTGCGCCCGAACATCTTTGAGAGACCCGAGAGACCCGAGAGAGCCGAACGATGAGCCGATCCGCCCACCCCGCCGGACCCCGTCACGCCGATGTCGTCCCCGAGGGGCACTACGCGGCCCCGCCCGCCGACCTGAACATCCTCGACGAGAAGGTCTGGTCGCGCACCGTCACCCGTGACGCGGACGGCGCTCTCACCGTCGGCGGCATCGAAGTCGCCCGGCTCGCCGAGGAGTTCGGTACCCCGGCCTACTTCCTCGACGAGGCGGACTTCCGGGCCCGCTGCCGGGCCTGGGCCGACGCCTTCGGCGCCGACGCCGACGTCTACTACGCGGGCAAGGCGTTCCTCTCCCGCGCGATCGTGCGCTGGCTCCGCGAGGAGGGGCTCAACCTCGACGTCTGCTCCGGCGGCGAGCTGACCACGGCGCTGGACGCCGGGATGCCCGCCGAGCGCATCGCCTTCCACGGCAACAACAAGACGGTCGACGAGATCGAGCGGGCCGTCTCGGCCGGTGTCGGCCGTATCGTCCTCGACTCCTTCCAGGAGATCGTCCGCGTCGCGCACGTCGCCCAGCGACTCGGCAAGCGCCAGCGGGTGCAGATCCGGGTCACCGTCGGCGTGGAGGCGCACACCCACGAGTTCATCGCCACCGCGCACGAGGACCAGAAGTTCGGCATCGCGCTGGCCGGCGGCCTCGCGGCCGAGGCAGTGCGCCGGGCCCTCACCCTGGACGGCCTGGAACTCACCGGCATCCACTCGCACATCGGCTCGCAGATCTTCGACATGGCCGGTTTCGAGGTCTCCGCCCGCCGGGTGGTCCAGCTCCTCGCCGAGGTGCGCGACGAGCACGGGGTCGAGCTCTCCGAGATCGACCTCGGCGGCGGTCTGGGCATCGCCTACACCTCCGGCGACGACCCGCGCGAGCCGCACGAGATCGCCAAGGCGCTCGGCGACATCGTCACCCGCGAGTGCGAGGCCGCGAGCCTCGCCACCCCCCGGATCTCCGTCGAGCCCGGCCGCGCCATCGTCGGCCCCACCGCCTTCACCCTCTACGAGGTCGGCACGATCAAGCCGCTCGAAGGGCTCCGCACGTACGTCAGCGTCGACGGCGGGATGTCCGACAACATCCGTACCGCGCTCTACGACGCGGAGTACAGCGTCGCGCTCGTCTCGCGCACCTCGGACGCCGAGCCGATGCTGGTCCGCGTCGTCGGCAAGCACTGCGAGAGCGGCGACATCGTGGTCAAGGACGCGTTCCTGCCGGCCGACCTGGCGCCGGGCGACCTGATCGCCGTACCGGCCACCGGTGCGTACTGCCGGTCGATGGCGAGCAACTACAACCACGCGCTCCGCCCGCCCGTCGTCGCCGTGCGCGACGGAGAGGCGCGCGTCATCGTCCGGCGCGAGACGGAGGAAGATCTCCTGCGTCTCGATGTCGGCTGATGAAATAGATGTCTCAGAATCCGGACGGGTGACAGAATCGCCCGTCCGGTGAGTGAGACTGGTCCACACATCACATGCAGGAGAAACGAGGTCGGATGATGCGTACGCGTCCGCTGAAGGTGGCGCTGCTGGGCTGTGGAGTGGTCGGCTCAGAGGTGGCGCGCATCATGACGACGCACGCCGACGACCTCGCCGCGCGCATCGGCGCGCCGGTGGAGCTCGCCGGCGTCGCCGTCCGCCGCCCCTCGAAGGTGCGCGAGGGGATCGATCCCGCGCTCATCACCACCGACGCCACGGCGCTGGTCAAACGCGGTGACATCGACGTGGTGATCGAGGTCATCGGCGGCATCGAGCCGGCCCGCACCCTCATCACCTCGGCCTTCGAGCACGGCGCGAGCGTCGTCTCCGCCAACAAGGCGCTGCTCGCCGAGGACGGCACGGCCCTCCACGCCGCCGCCGAGGAGCACGGCCGCGACCTCTACTACGAGGCCGCCGTCGCAGGAGCCATCCCGCTGGTACGCCCGCTGCGCGAGTCCCTCGCCGGCGACAAGGTCAACCGGGTGCTCGGCATCGTCAACGGCACGACCAACTTCATCCTCGACAAGATGGACACCAGCGGCGCCGGTTACTCCGAGGCGCTCGACGAGGCCACCGCCCTCGGGTACGCCGAGGCCGACCCGACCGCCGACGTCGAGGGCTTCGACGCCGCCGCGAAGGCCGCCATCCTCGCCGGGATCGCCTTCCACACCCGGGTGAAGATCGGCGAGGTGCACCGCGAGGGCATCACCGAGGTCACCGCCGCCGACATCGCTTCCGCCCGCCGCATGGGCTGCACCGTCAAGCTCCTCGCCATCTGCGAGCGGGCCGCGGACGGGCAGTCGGTCACCGCGCGCGTGCACCCCGCGATGATCCCGCTCAGCCACCCGCTGGCCTCCGTCCGCGAGGCGTACAACGCCGTCTTCGTCGAGGCCGAGGCGGCCGGGCAGCTGATGTTCTACGGCCCCGGCGCCGGCGGTTCGCCGACCGCCTCCGCGGTCCTCGGCGACCTCGTCGCCGTCTGCCGCAACAAGCTCAACGGCGCCACCGGTCCCGGTGAGTCCGCCTACACGCGCCTGCCCGTCAGCCCGATGGGCGAGGTCGTGACGCGCTACCACATCAGCCTCGACGTCGCCGACAAACCGGGCGTTCTCGCCCAGGTCGCCACGGTCTTCGCCGAGCAGGGTGTGTCGATCGATACCGTTCGTCAGCAAGGCCGACAGGACGCGAGCGGCGAGGCATCTCTCGTCGTCGTCACCCACCGCGCGCCCGACTCCGCCCTCTCGGCGACCGTCGAAGCGCTGCGCAAGCTCGACACCGTCCGCGGTGTCGCCAGCATCATGCGTGTTGAAGGGGAGTAAGGACCCATGACCAGCAAGGGCACCCACCAGTGGCGCGGCATCATCGAGGAGTACCGGGACCGTCTTCCGGTCACGGCTGCGACGCCGATCGTCACACTCCGTGAGGGCGGTACGCCGCTCGTTCCGGCGCAGGTCCTGTCCGAGCGTACGGGCTGCGAGGTGCACCTCAAGGTCGAGGGCGCCAACCCCACCGGTTCGTTCAAGGACCGCGGCATGACCATGGCCATCACCCGGGCCAAGGAGGAGGGTGCTCAGGCCGTCATCTGCGCCTCCACCGGCAACACCTCCGCCTCCGCCGCCGCGTACGCGGTGCGCGCCGGGATGGTCTGCGCCGTCCTCGTGCCGCGGGGCAAGATCGCGCTCGGCAAGATGGGGCAGGCGCTCGTGCACGGCGCCAAGATCCTCCAGGTCGACGGCAACTTCGACGACTGCCTGACGCTGGCCCGCTCGCTCTCGGACAACTACCCGGTGGCGCTGGTCAATTCGGTCAACCCGGTCCGCATCGAGGGCCAGAAGACCGCCGCGTTCGAGATCGTCGACGCGCTGGGCGACGCCCCGGACATCCACGTCCTGCCGGTCGGCAACGCGGGCAACATCACGGCCTACTGGAAGGGCTACACCGAGTACGCCGGTGACGGCCTGGCCACCCACCGGCCGCGCATGTGGGGCTTCCAGGCCTCCGGCTCCGCGCCCATCGTGCGCGGCGAGATCGTGAAGGACCCGGCGACGATCGCCACCGCGATCCGGATCGGCAACCCGGCGTCCTGGAACTACGCGCTGGCCGCCCGGGACGAGTCCGGCGGCTTCATCGACGAGGTGACGGACCGTCAGATCCTGTCCGCCTACCGCCTGTTGGCCGCGCAAGAGGGCGTCTTCGTGGAGCCCGCCTCGGCCGCCTCCGTCGCCGGTCTGCTCAAGGCCGCCGAAGAGGGCAAGGTCGACCCCGGTCAGCGGATCGTCTGCACCGTCACCGGCAACGGCCTCAAGGACCCCGACTGGGCCGTCGCGGGCGCACCGCAGCCCGTCACCGTCCCGGTCGACGCCGCCACCGCGGCGGAGAAGCTCGGCCTCGTCTGAGCCGCCGGGCCCGGGGAAGCCCAAAGCCCCGGGTCCCGCTCCCGGTTCACGCATGTACGACGCACCGCCCGGCAGGCGAAACGCCTCCGGGCGGTGCGGTGCGGATCGGGCGGATCGGGCCCAACCCCCCTGCCCGGCACGGAGAGCGCAAGGGACGTGTGCGA includes the following:
- the nrtL gene encoding ArgS-related anticodon-binding protein NrtL produces the protein MTPADLSRTVLHAVRRAVDEDALRVAVPARVRVERTRPGGSGDYACAVALQLARPAALPAYEVARILKDRIAAEPGIGRVEITGPGFLNLTLDATADGAARLALVTEVAARGTGYGHGTALSGEEPLLTYAPEVRAAVTADAVAALLRSQGAAPRTAPAGPADPAWSGLGVAAGTGPGAARADTAGTIGPVPAGVPAAELLVRLGPDAARWGLLRAAGHDRAALGDGLLVQSAANPLFLVRYAHARARAVLRAARELGVRVAPDAYGAPDAYGASDACGADGPEHEAPFGEPAALTLAALLADHPAVLLAAARHRAPDRLARHLEAVAHAFFDFHDACPPLPAGDEKPSAAHRSRPALAEAAGTVLAGGLSLLGISAPEHL
- the lysA gene encoding diaminopimelate decarboxylase, coding for MSRSAHPAGPRHADVVPEGHYAAPPADLNILDEKVWSRTVTRDADGALTVGGIEVARLAEEFGTPAYFLDEADFRARCRAWADAFGADADVYYAGKAFLSRAIVRWLREEGLNLDVCSGGELTTALDAGMPAERIAFHGNNKTVDEIERAVSAGVGRIVLDSFQEIVRVAHVAQRLGKRQRVQIRVTVGVEAHTHEFIATAHEDQKFGIALAGGLAAEAVRRALTLDGLELTGIHSHIGSQIFDMAGFEVSARRVVQLLAEVRDEHGVELSEIDLGGGLGIAYTSGDDPREPHEIAKALGDIVTRECEAASLATPRISVEPGRAIVGPTAFTLYEVGTIKPLEGLRTYVSVDGGMSDNIRTALYDAEYSVALVSRTSDAEPMLVRVVGKHCESGDIVVKDAFLPADLAPGDLIAVPATGAYCRSMASNYNHALRPPVVAVRDGEARVIVRRETEEDLLRLDVG
- a CDS encoding homoserine dehydrogenase produces the protein MRTRPLKVALLGCGVVGSEVARIMTTHADDLAARIGAPVELAGVAVRRPSKVREGIDPALITTDATALVKRGDIDVVIEVIGGIEPARTLITSAFEHGASVVSANKALLAEDGTALHAAAEEHGRDLYYEAAVAGAIPLVRPLRESLAGDKVNRVLGIVNGTTNFILDKMDTSGAGYSEALDEATALGYAEADPTADVEGFDAAAKAAILAGIAFHTRVKIGEVHREGITEVTAADIASARRMGCTVKLLAICERAADGQSVTARVHPAMIPLSHPLASVREAYNAVFVEAEAAGQLMFYGPGAGGSPTASAVLGDLVAVCRNKLNGATGPGESAYTRLPVSPMGEVVTRYHISLDVADKPGVLAQVATVFAEQGVSIDTVRQQGRQDASGEASLVVVTHRAPDSALSATVEALRKLDTVRGVASIMRVEGE
- the thrC gene encoding threonine synthase, whose translation is MTSKGTHQWRGIIEEYRDRLPVTAATPIVTLREGGTPLVPAQVLSERTGCEVHLKVEGANPTGSFKDRGMTMAITRAKEEGAQAVICASTGNTSASAAAYAVRAGMVCAVLVPRGKIALGKMGQALVHGAKILQVDGNFDDCLTLARSLSDNYPVALVNSVNPVRIEGQKTAAFEIVDALGDAPDIHVLPVGNAGNITAYWKGYTEYAGDGLATHRPRMWGFQASGSAPIVRGEIVKDPATIATAIRIGNPASWNYALAARDESGGFIDEVTDRQILSAYRLLAAQEGVFVEPASAASVAGLLKAAEEGKVDPGQRIVCTVTGNGLKDPDWAVAGAPQPVTVPVDAATAAEKLGLV